The Vigna unguiculata cultivar IT97K-499-35 chromosome 6, ASM411807v1, whole genome shotgun sequence genome contains a region encoding:
- the LOC114188101 gene encoding 36.4 kDa proline-rich protein-like: MGNFALANVLLFLLLNITNFLNVIACPYCPYPSPKPPKHPPIVKPPKPCPPPHSSPKPPHVNPPHVPKPPHYPKPPYVPKPHPRPPLHPHPPHVPLPPYVPKPPVVTPPYIPKPPVVPVTPPYVPKPPVVTPPYIPKPPVVPVIPPYIPKPPVVPVTPPYIPPYVPKPPVVPVTPPYVPKPPIVYPPVVPVTPPSPPSETPCPPPPPAQPTCPIDSLKLGACVDVLGGLIHIGIGSSAKQTCCPLLAGLVDLDAAVCLCTTIRAKVLNINIIIPIALQLLIDCGKTPPDGFKCADS, translated from the coding sequence ATGGGAAACTTTGCCCTAGCCAATGTCCTCTTGTTCCTTCTCTTGAACATCACCAACTTCCTCAATGTTATTGCTTGTCCTTATTGCCCTTACCCATCTCCTAAGCCCCCAAAACACCCTCCCATAGTGAAACCACCCAAACCCTGTCCTCCACCCCACTCATCTCCCAAACCTCCACATGTGAATCCACCCCATGTTCCAAAACCCCCTCACTACCCTAAGCCACCCTATGTCCCAAAACCTCATCCTAGACCACCGCTTCACCCACATCCCCCTCATGTTCCACTACCACCATATGTCCCCAAACCACCAGTTGTCACACCACCCTACATCCCTAAACCACCGGTTGTTCCGGTTACACCTCCTTACGTCCCTAAACCACCAGTTGTTACACCACCCTACATCCCTAAACCACCGGTTGTTCCGGTTATTCCTCCTTACATCCCTAAACCGCCAGTTGTCCCCGTTACACCTCCTTACATCCCTCCTTACGTTCCTAAACCACCAGTTGTGCCAGTTACACCACCTTATGTGCCAAAACCACCTATTGTGTACCCTCCTGTGGTGCCTGTGACACCACCAAGCCCTCCAAGCGAAACACCAtgtccaccaccaccaccagcaCAACCAACATGCCCTATCGACTCTCTAAAACTGGGAGCGTGTGTGGATGTGCTCGGTGGCCTCATCCACATAGGTATTGGAAGCAGTGCTAAACAGACATGTTGTCCACTTCTTGCAGGGCTTGTGGATTTGGATGCTGCAGTTTGCCTCTGCACAACCATTAGGGCCAAGGTCCTCAACATCAACATCATAATCCCCATTGCTCTTCAGCTTCTCATTGACTGTGGCAAGACCCCCCCAGATGGATTCAAGTGTGCAGATAGttag